The Fusarium poae strain DAOMC 252244 chromosome 2, whole genome shotgun sequence nucleotide sequence TTACCTTCTCAATGTCGGCATCATCCTCATACTCGACCTCATCGAcctcctcggcctcaacGTTGGCCGGAGCAGCGGGCAGCATCTTCTGCAGAGCCTCGTACTCGGAGTCATTCTTGAGCCATCCATCCTCGGGAAACTCAACCTTGATAATAAGGTACAAGTCACCCTTGGCCTCGCCACGCTTCATAGGCATACCCTCACCAGGTACCTTGAGGCAGTCGTCTGGTCGCAGAATTTTGCCACGGGGGCGTTCGATATGGATACCTCGTCCATCGAGGTGCTTGAATACTGTGCGGGAGAAGCCCGATAGAGCCTCGCCGAGCGTCACAGTCAGCTCGGCAGATAAATCGTGACCGATGCGGGTGAAGACATCATGGGGCTCTTCGACCAGGGTGAAGACGATATCGCCAGGCGTCTGGTCTGGGTGCTGATCGGCCTCGCCTTCAAGAACGATGCGCTCGCCCTGCATGGAACCTCGGGGAATGTAGATCTCGAGGACCTTCTTCTCTTGGCTTGTTCGCTTGCCCTTGCACTTCTTGCATCGGTCCTTCTCCTTGAAAACCTGGCCGGCGCCCTGGCAGTGGTCGCAAAGAACAGTCTCGCGTCGCATCATGCCGGGGCCGATTTGTCGGAAAGCCTCGACGATACCGTTACCCTTGCAACGCTCGCACGACGAAGCCTTGGCTTTCTCCTTGCCACCAGAACCCTTGCACTGGCCGCAGAGCACCTGCTTGTTGGCGGCAAACTTGACAGTCTTGCCACGGTAGAGCTCCTCCAGTGTCACCTTGTACTCTTGCTCCTCGTCAGGGCCACGTCTGGGTCGACGAGGACCGCCGGGACCTCCAGGACCTCCAGGGCCTCCGGGACCCATGCCGAAACCGAACATTTGGGAAAGAATATCGTTGAGGTCGACCTCAGGACCGCCAGGGCCACCGCGGGACTTATCGAAGGCGGCCATGCCATGGACGTCGTAGAGCTCGCGCTTCTGCTCATCGCTAAGGATTTCGTAGGCTTGT carries:
- a CDS encoding hypothetical protein (BUSCO:35715at5125), whose amino-acid sequence is MDDPFNAGSPGPEEVDLYELLEIDRTASPDQIKKAYRKAALKYHPDKVAEEHREESEAKFKEVTQAYEILSDEQKRELYDVHGMAAFDKSRGGPGGPEVDLNDILSQMFGFGMGPGGPGGPGGPGGPRRPRRGPDEEQEYKVTLEELYRGKTVKFAANKQVLCGQCKGSGGKEKAKASSCERCKGNGIVEAFRQIGPGMMRRETVLCDHCQGAGQVFKEKDRCKKCKGKRTSQEKKVLEIYIPRGSMQGERIVLEGEADQHPDQTPGDIVFTLVEEPHDVFTRIGHDLSAELTVTLGEALSGFSRTVFKHLDGRGIHIERPRGKILRPDDCLKVPGEGMPMKRGEAKGDLYLIIKVEFPEDGWLKNDSEYEALQKMLPAAPANVEAEEVDEVEYEDDADIEKMGENSGDGRFGGDWEDDDDDMGDGQPQCQTQ